A region from the Hominilimicola fabiformis genome encodes:
- a CDS encoding helix-turn-helix domain-containing protein — translation KGLIKVKARWRANGSQTSNLFSVANIDKGFFIHSDILNKKLTVYELTVLIYLCSRKNNKNKCYVSQKEIAKTCGMSVREVSIIICRLRKKGLINTRMQFNLNNRGNYVLEYTICICNETEIRKELNNELIVIDDINIDMRDDINIGIIKSIR, via the coding sequence AAAGGGACTTATTAAAGTTAAAGCAAGGTGGAGAGCAAATGGTTCTCAGACAAGTAATCTATTTAGTGTAGCAAATATTGATAAAGGATTTTTTATTCATTCTGACATACTAAATAAAAAGCTTACAGTTTATGAATTGACTGTTCTTATCTATCTATGCAGTAGAAAAAATAACAAAAATAAATGTTATGTATCACAAAAAGAGATAGCTAAAACGTGCGGAATGAGTGTAAGAGAAGTCAGTATAATTATATGTCGTTTGAGAAAAAAAGGATTAATAAATACTCGTATGCAATTCAATTTAAATAACAGAGGTAACTATGTTTTAGAATATACGATTTGCATATGTAATGAAACAGAAATACGAAAAGAATTAAACAATGAATTAATTGTAATTGACGATATTAATATCGATATGCGAGATGATATTAATATTGGGATTATTAAAAGTATAAGGTAA